Proteins encoded in a region of the Paenibacillus sp. W2I17 genome:
- a CDS encoding permease prefix domain 1-containing protein, translating into MRLEARITRHVNRLFAHAQDTLDNRELKEEIHSNLVARIDDYISQGVSEEKAFQTAIQHIAGMDEVMSDHRRVQRVPYWTALLQSALIYSLIAWIITIPMRVLMQGSAINNLLMIVSLIVGGMYVLYLLINKTSDSATSVKTTVIRIPALVQWNRRIWWLWAALILVLWGTQAALRFGSNIWFNRPIQVDGPYQFAVIVIAFAIPLLSVIIPLVVHRAYRIVSKYEVSDAL; encoded by the coding sequence ATGAGATTGGAAGCTCGCATCACCCGTCATGTGAATCGTTTGTTCGCTCACGCACAAGATACATTAGACAATCGAGAATTAAAAGAAGAGATTCACAGCAATCTCGTTGCACGCATTGACGATTATATCTCGCAGGGGGTGAGTGAAGAGAAGGCGTTCCAGACCGCCATTCAGCATATCGCTGGTATGGATGAAGTGATGAGTGACCATCGAAGGGTACAACGTGTTCCTTACTGGACAGCGTTGTTGCAGTCTGCTCTGATTTATAGCCTCATAGCCTGGATCATTACCATTCCAATGAGAGTGCTGATGCAAGGCTCCGCCATAAACAATCTGCTTATGATCGTGAGTCTCATTGTTGGTGGCATGTATGTATTGTATCTGTTGATCAACAAGACGAGCGATTCTGCAACTTCCGTGAAAACCACGGTTATTCGAATCCCTGCCTTAGTGCAGTGGAATCGCAGGATATGGTGGTTGTGGGCAGCATTAATACTCGTACTATGGGGAACGCAGGCAGCGTTGCGATTCGGAAGCAACATCTGGTTTAATCGACCCATTCAGGTGGATGGACCCTATCAGTTTGCAGTGATCGTCATTGCCTTTGCCATCCCATTACTAAGCGTTATTATCCCTTTGGTAGTGCATCGGGCGTATCGGATCGTTAGTAAGTATGAAGTGAGTGATGCGTTATGA
- a CDS encoding PadR family transcriptional regulator: MDVQVINSDLIRGNIDPIILSVLIPADNYGYSIIKEIYRKSGEQFELKEPTLYSSLKRLEKSGYVESYWGEETQGGRRKYYRITTQGLEAYREQVHAWQAAKALIDCMIVTGEKGDEDL; this comes from the coding sequence ATGGATGTGCAAGTGATTAACAGTGATCTGATTCGGGGCAATATTGACCCCATCATTCTGAGTGTACTTATACCCGCAGATAACTATGGCTACAGCATTATTAAGGAGATCTATCGTAAGAGCGGAGAGCAGTTTGAATTGAAGGAACCTACGCTTTATTCCAGTTTGAAGAGGCTGGAGAAGAGTGGATATGTGGAGTCCTACTGGGGGGAAGAGACGCAGGGAGGACGACGCAAATATTACCGAATTACAACGCAAGGCCTTGAAGCCTATAGAGAGCAGGTTCATGCTTGGCAAGCAGCCAAGGCACTGATTGATTGCATGATTGTCACTGGAGAAAAAGGAGATGAAGACCTATGA
- a CDS encoding amino acid ABC transporter substrate-binding protein has translation MRKKAILLLFISICVLIVAGCSSSASKDDNTIVVGIDDKFAPMGFRDEQNEIVGFDIDYARAAAEKMGKEITFQPIDWSSKESELNSGRIDMIWNGYTITDERKEKVLFTKPYLENSQVAITLADSPITKLDELDGKNVGLQALSSAADALAASPLKDKVKASEFKDNVLALTDLKTKRLDAVIIDEVVARYYMSKEEGTFKLLDESLAPEQYGIGIKKGNEELLNQLQKALDELNADGTAAKISTQWLGEDKVLK, from the coding sequence ATGAGAAAAAAAGCGATTCTACTATTATTCATCAGTATATGTGTATTGATTGTGGCTGGTTGTTCCAGTTCCGCAAGCAAAGACGATAACACGATTGTTGTAGGAATTGATGATAAGTTTGCTCCAATGGGTTTCCGGGACGAGCAGAATGAAATTGTAGGTTTTGATATTGATTACGCAAGAGCTGCAGCGGAGAAAATGGGTAAAGAAATCACATTCCAGCCGATCGACTGGTCTTCCAAAGAGTCAGAGCTGAACAGTGGCCGGATCGACATGATCTGGAACGGGTACACCATTACGGATGAGCGTAAAGAGAAAGTGCTCTTCACGAAGCCGTATCTGGAAAACAGCCAAGTAGCTATTACCTTGGCAGACTCGCCAATCACAAAGCTGGATGAACTTGATGGTAAAAATGTGGGATTGCAGGCGCTGTCCTCCGCGGCAGATGCACTGGCAGCAAGTCCTCTGAAGGATAAAGTGAAAGCTTCTGAATTTAAGGATAACGTGCTTGCACTGACGGATCTGAAGACAAAACGTCTGGATGCGGTCATCATTGATGAAGTGGTAGCGAGATACTACATGTCCAAAGAAGAGGGAACATTCAAACTGTTGGATGAATCTCTTGCACCGGAACAATATGGCATTGGTATCAAAAAGGGAAATGAAGAACTTCTGAATCAGCTGCAAAAAGCGCTGGATGAGTTGAATGCAGACGGAACAGCGGCTAAGATCTCCACTCAATGGTTGGGTGAAGATAAGGTTTTGAAATAG
- a CDS encoding DUF4825 domain-containing protein, whose product MRIRNIWIITLVVLGIIGLVIVEGFVNPKIEAKQARYEEEQQNPLTHDFAALTKYRSPYMGDNSNLSHLNQALPLRERLNGYQLYPETFTVQVNYSLDTREMDAEELERILVYNAVANFVMIDNLEQIVYQFENTSHTLRRESAQQWTGTELKELQNPELWNSTVREKLVEPAQVKEAFSQIVDN is encoded by the coding sequence ATGAGAATTAGAAACATATGGATTATAACACTTGTTGTGTTGGGCATCATTGGCTTGGTGATTGTTGAAGGCTTCGTTAATCCGAAGATCGAGGCGAAACAGGCTCGGTACGAGGAAGAGCAGCAGAATCCGCTGACACATGATTTTGCCGCTTTAACCAAATATCGCAGTCCCTACATGGGTGATAATTCAAACCTTAGTCATCTGAATCAGGCTTTACCTTTACGTGAAAGATTGAATGGTTACCAACTGTACCCGGAGACGTTCACAGTCCAAGTGAATTATAGCTTGGATACGCGTGAGATGGATGCAGAGGAACTTGAGCGGATACTCGTATATAATGCGGTTGCGAACTTTGTTATGATCGATAATCTGGAGCAGATCGTCTACCAGTTTGAGAATACCAGCCATACCTTACGTCGTGAATCTGCCCAACAATGGACAGGTACGGAATTAAAGGAACTTCAGAACCCGGAGCTATGGAATTCGACTGTACGCGAGAAGCTGGTGGAACCGGCACAAGTGAAAGAGGCTTTTTCACAGATTGTTGACAATTAA